The following is a genomic window from Micromonospora cathayae.
GCGGTCACGTCGAGGAAGGTCAGCTCGTCCGCGCCGGCCCGGTCGTACGCCGAGGCCAGTTCCACCGGGTCACCGGCGTCCCGCAGGTCGACGAAGTTGACCCCCTTGACCACCCGTCCGGCGTCCACGTCCAGACAGGGAATCACCCGTACCGCCACCGTCATGCCGCGAGCCTACCGGCCGGCGGGGCCGGGCCGACCGGACCGGTCCGGCGTCGGGACGGGGACCGGTCCGTCCCGGGTGTCCGCCGGGGCGGGCGGCGGGCTCCAGGTGTCCGCCGGGGCGACCGGCGGGATCCGGGGCACCGGCGCGGGTGACCGGTGCCCCGGAGCACGCCTCAGAGGCGGACGAGCATCTTGCCCAGGTTCTGGCCGCGCAGCAGGCCGAGGAACGCCTCGGGGGCGTTCTCGATGCCGTCGACCACCGTCTCGTCGTGGTGCAGCCGACCGTCGCGCAGCCAGCCGGACATCTCGGTGACGAACTGGTCGCGTAGGTGGTTGTGCGAGTTGACCAGGAACCCGCGCAGGGTGAGCTGCTTACCGATGACCAGGGCGAGGTTGCGCGGCGCGGCCGGCGGTTCGCTGTCGTTGTACTGGGCGATCATGCCGCAGATCGCCGCCCGGCCGTGCGGGCGCAGCGCGCCGATGGCCGCCTCCAGGTGGTCGCCGCCGACGTTGTCGAAGTACACGTCGATGCCGTCCGGGGCGGCGGCCCGCAGCGAGTCGCGGACCGGGGCGTCGTGGTAGTCGAACGCGGCGTCGAAGCCCAACTCCCGGAGCCGCTCGACCTTGGCCGGCGAGCCGGCGCTGCCGACCACCCGGGCCGCCCCCTTGAGCTTGGCGATCTGCCCGACCAGGCTGCCGACCGAGCCGGCGGCGGCGGAGACGAAGACCGTCTCGCCCGCGCGCATCCCGCCGACCTCCAGCAGCCCGGCGTACGCGGTGAGCCCGGTCAACCCGAGCACGCCCAGGTACGCGCCCACCGGGGCGAGCGTGGGGTCGACCTTCCGGGCGGCCTTCGCGTCCAGCAACGCGTACTCCCGCCAGCCGAGACCGTGCAGGACGACGTCACCGGGGGCGAACCCGTCCGCCCGGCTCTCGACGACCTCTCCGACCGCGCCACCGTCGAGCGGGGCGTCCAGCCGGAACGGCGGGACGTAGGACTTCACGTCGTTCATCCGGCCGCGCATGTACGGGTCGACGGACATGACCAGGTTGCGGACCACCAGTTGCCCGTCGGCGGCGGTGGGGACGTCCGTGGTGACCAGGCGGAAGTTCTCCGCGGTCGGCCAGCCCTGCGGCCGGGAGGCGAGGTGGATCTCCCGGTTGCCGCTCACCGGGCGTCCCGGACGGTGAGGGTGACGTCGACGTTGCCCCGGGTGGCGTTGGAGTACGGGCAGACCTGGTGGGCGCGGGCGACCAGGTCCTCGGCGGCGGCCCGGTCCACCGCGGGCAGGTCGACGCGCAGGGTGACGGCGAGACCGAAGCCGCCGCTGCCGTTCGGGCCGATGCCGACCTCGGCGTCGACCGTGGAGCCGGTGGTGTCGGCCTTGGCCTGTCGGGCGACCAGGCGCAGCGCGGAGTGGAAGCAGGCGGCGTACCCGGCGGCGAAGAGCTGCTCGGGGTTGGCCGCGCCGCCGGCGCCACCCATCTCCTTGGGAATGGCCAGGTCGAGGTCGAGGGTGCCGTCGGAGGTGCGGACGCGCCCGTCGCGGCCGTCGCCGGTGGCGTGGGCCGAGGCGGTGTAGAGCACCTGCATGGGGATCACTTCTCCTTGGCTCGGTGGATGGTCTCGGTGACCCGGGTGAGGGTGTCGCGGAGCGTCACCAGTTCGTCGAGGGTGAGACCGGTGGCGGCGGCCACCCGGTGCGGCACCTCGCAGGCCCGCTCGCGCAGCGCCCGACCGGCGTCGGTCAGCACGATCCGGACCCGCCGTTCGTCGTCGACCGCCCGGTGCCGGGCCACCAGCCCGGCCGCCTCCAGCCGCTTCAGCAGCGGGGAGAGGGTGCCGGAGTCGAGCCGCAGCTCGGCACCGAGCGCGGAGACGGTGGGGGCGTCCGCGTCGTGCTCCCAGAGCACCAGCAGGACCAGGTACTGCGGGTAGGTCAGCCCCAGCTCGTCGAGGATCGGCCGGTAGACGTCGGTGACCGCCCGGGACGCGGCGTAGAGCGCGAAGCACACCTGCCGACGCAGCTCCAGGTCATCACTCACCGGTAAAACATAGCGCGCAATTTAGTTGTGCACAACTTGAATGGGTGCGGGAACACCACGGCCTGAACGGGTGCGGGTGCCCCACGGCCGGCCTGGCCGCCCGGCTGGTCCCCGCCCCCGATCCGATCCGGGCCCCTCCTACGCCCGAGGCGTCGGGAAGGGCCCGTCCGGCAACCGGCCGGTCAGGAACCGGCGAGCACCCGCAGCGCCTCGGCGACGGTGAACGCGCCCGCGTACAGCGCCTTGCCGGCGATCACACCCTCCACGCCGAGCGGCTCCAGGGTGGCCAGGGCACGGAGGTCGTCCAGGGTGGAGACGCCACCGGAGGCGATCACCGGGGCCTTGGTGCGGGCGCAGACCTCGCGGAGCAGGTCCAGGTTCGGCCCGCGCATGGTGCCGTCCTTGGTGATGTCGGTCACCACGTACCGCGACGCCCCGGCCGCGTCCAGCCGCTCCAGCACCTCGTACAGGTCGCCGCCGTCGCGGGTCCAGCCGCGCGCGGCGAGGGTACGGCCCCGGACGTCCAACCCGATCGCGACCCGGTCGCCGTACTCGCCGCAGATCCGGTCACACCACTCCGGGTCCTCCAGTGCGGCGGTGCCGATGTTCACCCGGGCCGCTCCGGTGGCCAGCGCGGCGCGCAGCGACGCGTCGTCCCGGATGCCGCCGGACAGTTCCACCCGCACGTCCAGCCGGCGTACCACCTCGGCGAGCAGCCCGGCGTTGCTGCCCCGACCGAAGGCCGCGTCGAGGTCGACCAGGTGGATCCACTCCGCGCCGTCGCGCTGCCAGGCCAGCGCGGCCTCCAGCGGGTCGCCGTAGGCGGTCTCGCTACCGGCGGCGCCCTGCACGAGGCGGACGGCCTGACCGTCGGCGACGTCCACGGCGGGCAGCAGGGTCAGACTCAACGTGTTCTCCTCGAATCAGGTACGACGGTGGATCAGGTACGACGGTCCAGGGCGATCACCACGATCGCCGGGAGGACGAGCAACAGCAGGACGATCAGCAGCACCCGCAGGGCGGGGTCCGGCACCAGCGTCCAGATCAGGGCCAGCACGGCCAGGGTCAGCACCACGATGCCGGCGCGTTCACCCCGGCTACGGCGGGCCAGCAGCCGGCCGGTACGCCGTCGGCGCGGCGTCAGCCGGCGTACCAGCGCCCGGCGACGGTCCCGGCGGGCCACCCGGCGGGCCCGGACGGCCTGCTGGCGCTCGCGTTCCGCCTCCCGGGCGGCACGGAGCCGGGCGCGTTCCTTGCTCACCGGCCGCTCCGGTCACCGGCGGCCGACCAGCCGCCCTGGTCACCGGCGGACGACCGGCCGCTCCGCGCGCCGAGGGCCAGGCCGGTCGACGGCCAGCCGGTCGCCCGGCCGTCGGTGGGTGGCGCGGCGGTCACAGCGTGGCCAACCAGTTGCGCAGCAGGGCCGCCCCGGTGTCGGCGGACTTCTCCGGGTGGAACTGGGCGGCCGACAACGCCCCCCGCTCCACGGCGGCCACGAAGTCCCCGCCGTGGTCGGCGGTCGTCACCAGCGCACCGGCGGCGGTCAGCGCGGCCACGTCGGCCACCCCGTACGAGTGGACGAAGTAGAACCGGCTGGCCCCGGGCAGACCGGCGAAGAGCGTGGAGCCGGCCGGCGGACGGACCGTGTTCCAGCCCATGTGCGGCAGCCGGGTGGCGGCCAACCGGGTCACCCCGCCGGGCAGCAGCCCGAGGCCCTTGGTCACCACCCCGTGCTCCTCGCCGTACCCGAACAGCACCTGCATGCCGACGCAGATACCGAGCACCGGACGGCCGGCGGCGACCCGGTCGGCGATGACCGGACCCGCACCGAGCGCCTCGATGCCGGCCATGCAGGCGGCGAAGGCACCCACCCCAGGCACCACCAGCCCGTCGGCGGCGGACGCGGCGGCCAGGTCGGCGGTGACCGTCACGTCGGCCCCGGCCCGCTCCAGCGCCCGCTCGGCCGACCGCAGGTTCCCCGAGCCGTAGTCGAGCACCACCACCCGGCTCACGACGACACCTCCGGCAGCAGCCACAGCACACCGGCGGCGGTGGCGAGCACGGCCAGCAGGGCGGTCACCACGACCGCGCCCTTCGGCGCGCCCTGCCGGTGCAGCGACCACACCCCGCCGATCAGGACGCCGCCGAGGATCAGCAGCAGCGACGGCAGCACGCCCGACATCAGCGGCCCACCGTCCGGGCCGGTACGCGACCGGGCCGCCCGCGGGCGACGCCCGCGCCGGCGGTCACAGGGCGCCCTTGGTGCTGGGCACCACACCCGCCGAGCGGGGGTCGACGGCGGTGGCCTCGCGCAGCGCCCGGGAGACCGCCTTGAACTGCGCCTCCACCACGTGGTGCGCGTCCGGGTGACCGCCCGGCCGGGCCGCCCGCAGCACGTCCACGTGCAGGGTGATCCGGGCCGCCTGACCGAACGACTCCCAGATGTGCCGGGTCATGCTGGTCGGGTAGACCGGCCCGATGTACGGGGCGAGCACCGGCTCGTCGTGCACCACGTACGGGCGGCCGGACAGGTCGACGGCGGCGCGGACCAGGACCTCGTCCATCGGGACGGTCGCCGAACCGTACCGCCGGATGCCGGCCTTGTCCCCCAGCGCCTGGTCGAACGCCGCGCCCAGGGCCAGCGCGGTGTCCTCCATGGTGTGATGGGCGTCGATCTCCAGGTCACCGACGGTCCGTACGGTCAGGTCGAAGCCGCCGTGCCGGGCGATCTGGTGCAGCATGTGGTCGTAGAAGCCGACGCCGGTGCTGATCTCCGCCGCGCCGGTGCCGTCCAGGTCGATCTCGACCAGGACCTTGGTCTCCTTGGTGATCCGCTCCACCCGGGCGGTCCGACTCATGCTGGATAACCTTTCGTTCGCGGCTGCGGGGCTCGCAGGACCGGCTCACTCCTCGCGCTCACGGACATTCTCCATCGCGGTGAGGAAGGCGTCCGTCTCGGCGGGGGTGCCGGCGGTGACCCGCAGCCAGCCGGGCAGGCCGACGTCGCGGACCAGCACCCCGGCGTCGAGCAGGGTGCGCCAGGCCGCCGTCTGGTCCCCGCCGACGGCGAACAGCACGAAGTTGGCGTCGCTGTCGGCGACCCGGAAACCCCGCCCGCGCAGGGTGGTGACGATCCGGTCCCGCTGTTCCATGATCGCGGTCACCGTGCCGAGCAGCGCGTCCCGGTGCGCCAGGGCCGCGCGGGCGGCGGCCTGGGTCAGCGCCGAGAGATGGTACGGCAGCCGGACGAGCTGCACCGCCGCCACCACCGCCGGGTCGGCGGCCAGGTAGCCCAGCCGGCCGCCGGCGAAGCCGAACGCCTTGCTCATCGTCCGGGTCACCACCAGCCGGGGGTGGCCGGGCAGCACCGCGAGGGCGTTGGCCGTGCCGGGCCGGGCGAACTCGGCGTACGCCTCGTCGACCACCACCATGCCGGGGGCCACCTCGGCGACGGCGGCCACCACCTCGGGATCGAGGGCGGTGCCGGTCGGGTTGTTCGGGGAGCAGAGGAAGACCACGTCCGGCCGGTGCTCGCGGACCTGGGCGACCGCGTCGTCGACGGTCAGCCCGAAGTCCGCGTCACGCCGGGCCGGCTGCCAGCCGGTGCCGGTGCCCAGCGCCAGCAGCGGGTACATCGAGTACGCCGGGGTGAAGCCCAGCGCCAACCGCCCGGGGCCACCGAACGCCTGCAGGAGCTGCTGCTGGATCTCGTTGGAGCCGTTGGCCGCCCACACCTGGTCGGCGGTCAACCCGTGGCCCAGGTACCCGGCCAGGTCGGTGCGGAGCGCCACCGCGTCCCGGTCCGGGTACCGGTTGAGGTCGCGCAGCTCGGCGGCGAGCGCCTTGCCGATCGCCTCGACCACCGGCTCGGGTACCGGGTACGAGTTCTCGTTGGTGTTCAGCCGCACCGGGACGTCCAGTTGCGGTGCCCCGTACGGCGACAGTCCGCGCAGGTCGTCGCGGATGGGCAGGTCGTCGAGGGTGGTCACGACAGCCCGCCCGGGAAGCGGGCGGTGACCGCCTGACCGTGCGCGGGCAGGTCCTCCACCCCGGCCAGGGTCACCACGTGCGGGGCCACCTCGCGCAGCGCCGCCTCGGTGTACTCCACCAGGTGCACGCCGCGCAGGAAGGACTGCACGGACAGCCCGGAGGAGTGCCGGGCGCAGCCGCCGGTGGGCAGCACGTGGTTGGAGCCGGCGCAGTAGTCGCCGAGCGACACCGGCGACCACGGGCCGACGAAGACCGCCCCGGCGTTGCGGACCCGTAGCGCCCACTCGCGGGCGTTCTCGGTCTGGATCTCCAGGTGCTCGGCGGCGTACGCGTCGACCACCCGTAGTCCGGCCTCCAGGTCGTCGACCAGCACGGTGCCGCTCTGCTCGCCGCGCAGCGCCGTGCCGATCCGCTCGACGTGCTTGGCGGCGGGCACCTGCCGGGCCAGTTCCGCGTCGACCGCGTCGGCCAGTGCCACCGACGGGGTGACCAGCACGCTCGCCGCCAGCGGGTCGTGTTCGGCCTGGCTGATCAGGTCGGCGGCGACGTGCGCCGGGTCGGCGGTGTGGTCGGCGAGAATGGCGATCTCGGTCGGCCCGGCCTCGGCGTCGATGCCGACCACCCCGCGCAGCAGCCGCTTCGCGGCGGTCACCCAGATGTTGCCCGGCCCGGTGATCATGTCGACCGGGTCGCAGGCGGTGGTGCCGTCGGCGTCGGTGGTGGAGCCGTACGCCAGCATCGCCACCGCCTGCGCGCCACCGACGGCGTACACCTCGTCCACGCCGAGCAGCGCGCACGCGGCCAGCACCCGGGCGTCGGGCAGGCCGTCGTTGTCCCGCTGCGGCGGGCTCGCCACGACCAGCGAGCGGACCCCGGCCGCCTGGGCCGGCACCACGTTCATCACCACGGTCGACGGGTACATGGCCAGCCCACCGGGGACGTACAGGCCGACCCGGTCGACCGGCAGCCAGCGTTCGGTGACCGTACCGCCGGGCACCACCCGGGTGGTGTGGTCGGTACGGCGCTGGTCGTCGTGCACCCGGCGGGCCCGGGCGATCGACTCCAGCAGCGCGGCGCGTACCGCCGGATCGAGCGTGCCCTCGGCGGCGGCGATCGTCTCGGCGGGCACCCGGAGCCGGGCCGGGGCCACCCCGTCGAAGCGTTCGCTGGCCTCCCGGATCGCGTGGTACCCATGCTCCCGGACCGCCTCCACGAGCGGACGGATCCGCTCGACCGCCACGGAGACGTCGAGTTGGGCACGGGGCAGCAGGCGGCGCGGGTCCCGGGTGCTCCCGCGCAGGTCGATCCGATTCAGCACACCCGCGAGTCTAGGCGGCCCGGCCGCGGACCCCCCGGGACCGTCCGCACGGCGGGACGGTGAGCCCGGCCACGCCGTCCGGTGGGGCTTCGCGGGCCAGCCACGCCGGGCCCGATCGGGCTACCCTCGACGGCGTGACTGCGCGGCTGCCGGTGTTTCCGCTCGGAACAGTCCTCTTCCCCGGGTTGGTGCTGCCCCTGCACATCTTCGAGGAGCGCTACCGGGCGCTGGTCCGGCACCTGGTCGGGCTGCCCGAGGGTGCCCCCCGGGAGTTCGGGGTGGTGGCGATCCGGCGGGGCTCGGAGGTGTCCCCGCCCGCTCCGGCCGACGGGTCACCGGTCGGCCTGGCCGGGGTGACCCTGTACGAGGTGGGCTGCACGGCGGAGCTCCGGCAGGTCACCGAGCTGGCCGACGGCGGCTTCGACGTGGTGACGGTGGGTCGACGCCGGTTCCGGCTCACCGGGGTCGACGAGCGGTCCGCGCCGTACCTGACCGCCGAGGTGGAGTGGCTGCCCGAACCGGACGAGCCGGACGAGATCACCGGCCTGCTCGCCGCCCGGGTGATCGCGGTGTTCCGGCAGTACCTGGGCCTGATCCGGCCCGACCCGGAGGCGATCGCCGAGCAGTTGCCGGAGGACCCGACCGTGCTGTCGCACCTGGTCGCGGCGACCGCCGCGCTGACCGTCGCCGACCGGCAGCGGCTGCTCGCCGTGGACGACACCGCCGGTCGGCTCCGCGCCGAGCTGCGGCTGCTCAACCGCGAGGCGGCGCTGCTGCGTCAGGTCCGGGCGGTTCCGGTGCCGTTGCGGGAGCTGACGGGACCGCCGGCACCCAACTGACCTCGACCGGCTCGGGCCGCAGCGACGGCCAGCGGGACCAGCCGGCCAGCAGGGTGTACGTGACGGCGGCGGCGAACGCCGGCAGGAGCAGGTCGCCGTACGGCACGGGCAACAGACCGAAGTACACGTCCACGCCGCCGGCGCGCAGGTCGACCGGCTTGTCGAACCGCTCCCCGACGGGGGCGCTGGTCAGCAGCCGCTCGTACGTGCCCAGGCCGATGGTGCGGCCCAGCCGCCACGCCACCACCGCCGCGCCGAGGCAGCCGACGGTGGCGGCGAACAGGCCGAGCGGCCCCCGGTGCCGGCGGAGCAGGAACCACAGCCCGAGCGCGGCCAGTGCCCCGAAGCCGAGCCCGAGCAGGCTGAACCAGCCGTCGGCGGCGATCGGCTGTTCGGGTTGCGGCTCGGCGTAGACCGCCCCGTCGGCGGTCCGGACCACCGGGGTACCGGGGGCCAGCGCCACCCAGAGCAGCCCGAGCAGGATCCCCGACGCGGTCAGGGTGAGCACCACACCGGCGGCCAGGGCCATCCGACGGCGTACCGGCCCGGCCGGTTCGTCGTCCGGGGACGTGGTGAGCGCGCTGGGGTCGACGGATGCCGGGTCCTGGTCGGCGGGGTACGCCGGCCCGGCCGCCGGGTCCGCCGCCGCACCCGCCGGGTCCGGGTCGCCGGGTCCCGGGTCCACCGGTACGGCCGCCGGTACGTCGGTGGGGTGACCGGGGCGCGCCGCCGGCCGGGGGCCGGGGAGCGGCGGACCGGGCCGGTCAGCGGGACGGTCGGCGCGGTCGGGATCGGGGATTGCCGGGCTCACCGGGTGATCCTCTCAGGCGGCACGTCGACGCGGGCCGGCGGTGGCCCGCAGCCGCACGGGTGGCGGAGTGGTCGCCGACCGCCGGTCAGCGACCGAACGGTTCCAGCATCACCCCGGCGGCCCGCAGCCACGCCTGCCGGGTCTCCGGTTGAAGCTGGTGGTACTCGATGGACGAGCCGGTCTCCAGGGCCGGGTCGTAGGGCACCACGGTGACCGCCCGGGTCCGGGTGGCGAAGTGCCGTTGGAAGTCGTCCAGCAGCGACGAGCGCTCCGGATTGGGGCAGGACAGCAGGGTGACCGCGTTGTCGGCCAGCTCACCCATGCCGACCTCGTGCAGCCAGTCGAGCATCCAGTCCGCGCTGAACGCCGCGTCCTCCCGGGGCACGGTGGTGAGCACGAGCTGGTCGGCGGCCTGCATGACGGTCCGCCAGTTGGCGCTCTCCACGTTGTTGCCGGTGTCCACGCAGATCACGTCGTGGGTGCGGCGGAGCAGGTCGAGCACCCGCTGGACGGTGTACTTGTCGAGCTTCTGGGCGAAGCGGGGGCTCTCCTCGCCGGCCAGCACGTCGTACGAGCCGTCCGAGGCGTGCCGCAGGTAGTCGTCGAGCACCTCGGTCAGGTCGGCGCCCTGGGCGATCTCGATGGTGGCCAGGTCGTTGATCAGGTGCCGGATGGTCCGGGCGTGCCGGGCGCTGCCCGCCCGCAACCCGAGGGTGCCGCGCAGCTCGTTGTCGTCCCAGGCCAGCACGCCCCGCCCCCGGACGCTGCCGACGGTCGCGGCAGCCAGCACGGTGGCGGTGGTCTTGTGCACCCCGCCCTTGGGGTTGGCGAAGGCCAGCACCCGGGGGGTGCCGAAGTCGCGGCGCAGGATCGCCGCCGCCCGGTCCTGCTCGGACTCGGCGGCGGCCTGCGGACGCCACTCCAACCGGGCCGGGTAGCTCCGGTCGACGACGGCCGGCACCGCCGCCCGCGCCGCCACCGGTGGCGGCGGCGGATAGTTCTGCTCCGGGCGGTAGCCCTCCTCCACCGCCGGGTAGCGGCCCTCGGCGGGGTAGCCACCGGCCGGGTTGTGCCGGTACTGCTCCAGCAGCGCGTACCGGGACGGCACCGGCGGCGGGTCCGGCTCGGTCCGGTACGCCGGCTCGACCTGGTACGCCCGCTCGGGCTGGTAGCTGGGCTCGGGCTGGTAGGCCCGCTCGACCTGGTAGCCCGGCTCGGGCTGGTAGGCCGGCTCAGGCTGATAGCTCGGCTCAGGCTGGTACGCCCGCTCCGGCTGGTAGCTCGGCTCGGGCTGGTACGCCCGCTCCGGCTGGTAGCTCGGCTCGGGTTGGTACGCCGGGTCGGGTTGGTACGCGGGCTCGCGCGGGTAGCCGGGTTCCGACCGGTACCCGGCTCCGGCACCGGCCCGGTAGCCGGGCTCGGCGCGGTAGGCCGGCTCCGCCGGATAGGTGTCCCCGCTCGGGTAGGCCGGGTCCGCGCGATAACCGGATTCCTCTGCCCGGTAGCCGGTGTCACCCCGGTAACCCGGGTCGGCGCGGTAACCGGCGTCCGACCGGTGCACCGGTTCGGCCGGATAACCGGGCTCAGCCGGATAGCCGGGCTCAGCCGGATAGCCGGGCTCAGCCGGATACCCCGGCTCCGTCCGGTAACCGGAATCCGCGCCGTACGCCGGCTCGATCGCCCGCGCCCGCCCGGCGTACCCGTTGCCACCGCCCCGTCGGGGCAGCGGGTCCGGGGCCACCGGCAGGAACGGTTCGTCCCCCCGCCGGTCGGCCTCCAGCTGCTCCCCGCCGCCGCGGCCACCGAGCCGGGCCCGGTCGAGCAGCGCACGCCAACGCGGTGCTGGTTCGGCCGACCGACCCCAACCGGTCTCGGTGCCGTCCAAGGCTCGCCCTCCCAGCGCCATCGATCTCCGCCCGACAGGCTACGAAGTCAACCCTATTCGGAGCACACCGGTACGCGCACCTCCCGCCGCCGGTCTCACGGCGACGGTTCGGACTCGCTTCCCTCGATCGGCGCGGACGAGGCCGCGCCGGTCGGAGGTGGTGGGGCCGTCGACGCGTCCCCGGGACCGGTGGTGGCCGACGGCACGGGGGCCGGGGTCGACGGCGTGGCAGGTGGCGTGGTGCTCGTCACGGGAGCGCTCGGCGAGCCGGTCACCGTCGGGGCCGAGCTGGGCCGGGCCGGGGCCGACGTGCCCGGTGTGCTCGACGGGCTCGGCGGCTCCTCGTCGGCCGGCGGACGGACGGTGTCCCGCTGCTCCGGCAGCGGTGGGGTGAAGACCGTCCGGTCCAACCGGTCGACCTCGGGTGCCGGGTCCACCGCCCGGACCCCGGGCCGGTTCGCCACCGTCCGCAGGGTGGCCGGTTCGGCCCGGACCACCGCCGCGTACACGCAGGAACACCCGGACCGGTACGCCGCCGCCTCGGCCGCGGCCACCTGGGCGCTGCTGTCGTACCACTGGCGCAGTTCCCGCTGCTGGGGGTCGCCGCCGGACAGTTCCGCGGCGCGGGCCCGGTAGTCGGCCGCCTCGCGGTCCTTCCGGTCGGCCAGGCCGGCCATGCCGGCGAGCACGTCGTCCGGCACGCGCAACGCCGGGATCCGGACGATCTCGGTCTGCCGGCCGGGCAGCGGCACCCGGCCGAAGACCGCGGACACCCCGACGTCGCCCAGCACCGGCGCGAGCCGGGCCGGTGGCAGGTACTCGGTCAGCGAGACCAGGGCCCAGGTCGACCCGCCGGACGCGGCCGGGTCGGGCAGGGCCGCGAGTTCGTCGTCGGCGGAGCGGAGGTAGCCGGGGATGGAGTCACCCTCGGCCACCCCGACCCGGGTGACCTCGCCCACGGTCCGGTCGCCGGCGGGCGGTCGACCGGTGGCCCAGACGGCGGTGAGCAGGACCGCGCCCACCGAGGCGAGCGCGACCCAGGCCAGCAGGCCGGGCCGGGGATCGGACCGCCCGGCCAGGGCGCGGACCAGCGGCGGCAGGAGCCGCTGGTCCAGCCGGCGCAACAGTTCACCGGTACGCACGCGACCGTCTCCCTTGCGTCGGTTCGGTGATCGGTGGATCGCCGCCGGCGGTCGTCGGTTCAGTCACGCAGGCGTTGCAGCGCGCGATCCAGGTCGTCAGGGTAGTCGCTGACGAAGCGGACCTCGTCCCCCGTTCGGGGGTGCAGGAAGCTCAACGCGCGGGCGTGCAGCCACTGTCTGGACAGGCCGAGCCGGGCCGACAGGGTGGGGTCGGCACCGTAGGTGAGGTCACCGACGCACGGGTGGCGCAGCGTGGAGAAGTGCACCCGGATCTGGTGGGTCCGGCCGGTCTCCAGCCGGACGTCGACCAGGCTCGCCGCCGGGAACGCCTCCAGGGTGTCGTAGTGGGTGATGCTCGGCTTCCCGCCGGAGACCACCGCCCAGCGGTAGTCGTGGTTGGGGTGCCGGTCGATCGGGGCGTCGACGGTGCCGCGCAGCGGATCCAGGTGCCCCTGGACGACGGCGTGGTACTGCTTGTCGACCTCCCGGTACTTGAACGCCCGCTTCAGCGCGGTGTACGCCTGCTCGCTCTTGGCGACCGCCATGATCCCGGTGGTGCCGACGTCGAGCCGGTGCACCACCCCCTGCCGCTCGGCGGCGCCGCTGGTGGAGATCCGGTGCCCGATCGC
Proteins encoded in this region:
- a CDS encoding NADP-dependent oxidoreductase encodes the protein MSGNREIHLASRPQGWPTAENFRLVTTDVPTAADGQLVVRNLVMSVDPYMRGRMNDVKSYVPPFRLDAPLDGGAVGEVVESRADGFAPGDVVLHGLGWREYALLDAKAARKVDPTLAPVGAYLGVLGLTGLTAYAGLLEVGGMRAGETVFVSAAAGSVGSLVGQIAKLKGAARVVGSAGSPAKVERLRELGFDAAFDYHDAPVRDSLRAAAPDGIDVYFDNVGGDHLEAAIGALRPHGRAAICGMIAQYNDSEPPAAPRNLALVIGKQLTLRGFLVNSHNHLRDQFVTEMSGWLRDGRLHHDETVVDGIENAPEAFLGLLRGQNLGKMLVRL
- a CDS encoding organic hydroperoxide resistance protein, giving the protein MQVLYTASAHATGDGRDGRVRTSDGTLDLDLAIPKEMGGAGGAANPEQLFAAGYAACFHSALRLVARQAKADTTGSTVDAEVGIGPNGSGGFGLAVTLRVDLPAVDRAAAEDLVARAHQVCPYSNATRGNVDVTLTVRDAR
- a CDS encoding MarR family winged helix-turn-helix transcriptional regulator, with amino-acid sequence MSDDLELRRQVCFALYAASRAVTDVYRPILDELGLTYPQYLVLLVLWEHDADAPTVSALGAELRLDSGTLSPLLKRLEAAGLVARHRAVDDERRVRIVLTDAGRALRERACEVPHRVAAATGLTLDELVTLRDTLTRVTETIHRAKEK
- the priA gene encoding bifunctional 1-(5-phosphoribosyl)-5-((5-phosphoribosylamino)methylideneamino)imidazole-4-carboxamide isomerase/phosphoribosylanthranilate isomerase PriA, with translation MSLTLLPAVDVADGQAVRLVQGAAGSETAYGDPLEAALAWQRDGAEWIHLVDLDAAFGRGSNAGLLAEVVRRLDVRVELSGGIRDDASLRAALATGAARVNIGTAALEDPEWCDRICGEYGDRVAIGLDVRGRTLAARGWTRDGGDLYEVLERLDAAGASRYVVTDITKDGTMRGPNLDLLREVCARTKAPVIASGGVSTLDDLRALATLEPLGVEGVIAGKALYAGAFTVAEALRVLAGS
- the hisH gene encoding imidazole glycerol phosphate synthase subunit HisH, translated to MSRVVVLDYGSGNLRSAERALERAGADVTVTADLAAASAADGLVVPGVGAFAACMAGIEALGAGPVIADRVAAGRPVLGICVGMQVLFGYGEEHGVVTKGLGLLPGGVTRLAATRLPHMGWNTVRPPAGSTLFAGLPGASRFYFVHSYGVADVAALTAAGALVTTADHGGDFVAAVERGALSAAQFHPEKSADTGAALLRNWLATL
- the hisB gene encoding imidazoleglycerol-phosphate dehydratase HisB; its protein translation is MSRTARVERITKETKVLVEIDLDGTGAAEISTGVGFYDHMLHQIARHGGFDLTVRTVGDLEIDAHHTMEDTALALGAAFDQALGDKAGIRRYGSATVPMDEVLVRAAVDLSGRPYVVHDEPVLAPYIGPVYPTSMTRHIWESFGQAARITLHVDVLRAARPGGHPDAHHVVEAQFKAVSRALREATAVDPRSAGVVPSTKGAL
- a CDS encoding histidinol-phosphate transaminase, which encodes MTTLDDLPIRDDLRGLSPYGAPQLDVPVRLNTNENSYPVPEPVVEAIGKALAAELRDLNRYPDRDAVALRTDLAGYLGHGLTADQVWAANGSNEIQQQLLQAFGGPGRLALGFTPAYSMYPLLALGTGTGWQPARRDADFGLTVDDAVAQVREHRPDVVFLCSPNNPTGTALDPEVVAAVAEVAPGMVVVDEAYAEFARPGTANALAVLPGHPRLVVTRTMSKAFGFAGGRLGYLAADPAVVAAVQLVRLPYHLSALTQAAARAALAHRDALLGTVTAIMEQRDRIVTTLRGRGFRVADSDANFVLFAVGGDQTAAWRTLLDAGVLVRDVGLPGWLRVTAGTPAETDAFLTAMENVREREE
- the hisD gene encoding histidinol dehydrogenase → MLNRIDLRGSTRDPRRLLPRAQLDVSVAVERIRPLVEAVREHGYHAIREASERFDGVAPARLRVPAETIAAAEGTLDPAVRAALLESIARARRVHDDQRRTDHTTRVVPGGTVTERWLPVDRVGLYVPGGLAMYPSTVVMNVVPAQAAGVRSLVVASPPQRDNDGLPDARVLAACALLGVDEVYAVGGAQAVAMLAYGSTTDADGTTACDPVDMITGPGNIWVTAAKRLLRGVVGIDAEAGPTEIAILADHTADPAHVAADLISQAEHDPLAASVLVTPSVALADAVDAELARQVPAAKHVERIGTALRGEQSGTVLVDDLEAGLRVVDAYAAEHLEIQTENAREWALRVRNAGAVFVGPWSPVSLGDYCAGSNHVLPTGGCARHSSGLSVQSFLRGVHLVEYTEAALREVAPHVVTLAGVEDLPAHGQAVTARFPGGLS
- a CDS encoding LON peptidase substrate-binding domain-containing protein encodes the protein MTARLPVFPLGTVLFPGLVLPLHIFEERYRALVRHLVGLPEGAPREFGVVAIRRGSEVSPPAPADGSPVGLAGVTLYEVGCTAELRQVTELADGGFDVVTVGRRRFRLTGVDERSAPYLTAEVEWLPEPDEPDEITGLLAARVIAVFRQYLGLIRPDPEAIAEQLPEDPTVLSHLVAATAALTVADRQRLLAVDDTAGRLRAELRLLNREAALLRQVRAVPVPLRELTGPPAPN